In the genome of Mucilaginibacter terrenus, one region contains:
- a CDS encoding SIMPL domain-containing protein, translated as MKKLIVLAALIASTATTFAQTVDLRRKIEVTGIAEQEVTPDIINVSISLKEYLDGKKKVTISQLENQLEKAVAEAGIAKEDFTINSLSSWNYATEKKKNPDFLASKTYGIKFRDLNKFDQILSKVDAKGIQYTNIDSYDYSKINTVKNDLKLKALLAARDKAAFLVNGLGDKLGSALNIVENDNSSFPSPRNVMYMAKASMADAAAPESDVDFKKIKLSFQINAVFEIK; from the coding sequence ATGAAAAAGTTAATTGTACTAGCCGCGCTCATCGCATCAACCGCAACAACATTTGCCCAAACGGTAGATCTGCGCCGTAAAATAGAGGTTACCGGCATAGCCGAGCAGGAGGTTACCCCAGACATTATTAATGTATCCATCTCACTTAAAGAGTACCTGGATGGCAAGAAGAAAGTGACCATATCACAACTTGAAAATCAGCTGGAAAAAGCGGTTGCTGAAGCTGGCATAGCAAAAGAAGATTTCACCATAAACAGCTTATCTTCATGGAATTACGCTACTGAAAAAAAGAAGAATCCCGACTTTTTGGCCAGCAAAACTTATGGCATCAAGTTCCGCGATTTGAACAAGTTCGATCAAATATTAAGCAAGGTTGATGCAAAGGGTATCCAGTACACCAATATTGATAGCTACGATTATTCTAAGATCAATACAGTTAAAAATGACTTGAAACTCAAAGCATTGCTTGCCGCGCGTGATAAGGCTGCATTCCTAGTGAACGGCTTAGGCGATAAACTTGGCAGTGCACTGAACATTGTAGAAAACGACAACAGCAGTTTCCCTAGTCCGCGCAACGTTATGTACATGGCTAAAGCATCAATGGCCGATGCAGCAGCTCCAGAATCTGACGTAGACTTTAAGAAAATAAAGCTTAGCTTCCAGATAAACGCCGTATTCGAGATCAAGTAA
- the bshA gene encoding N-acetyl-alpha-D-glucosaminyl L-malate synthase BshA has protein sequence MKIGIVCYPTFGGSGVVATELGKALADRGHQVHFVTYNQPARLDLFSENLFYHEVAVSNYPLFDFPPYELALASRLVDVVRFEQLDVLHVHYAIPHASAAFMAKQILLTYGITIPVITTLHGTDITLVGQDRTYKPVVTFSINKSDGVTAVSAHLRDDTYKYFDIEKDIKVIPNFIDLNRFSLKPKDHFKKAIAPNGERVLVHTSNFRKVKRTEDVVKIFAEVVKTIPSKLLMVGDGGERSLCEQLSRDLGINEHVRFLGKQDAIEEILSVADLFLMPSKSESFGLAALEAMACKVPVISTNTGGLPELNVDGVTGFLKDIGDVQGMAEKAIYILEDDARLAQFKENALARAKTFELSNIMPIYESYYEEIIALSKQQA, from the coding sequence ATGAAGATCGGAATTGTATGTTACCCCACATTTGGCGGTAGCGGGGTAGTAGCCACGGAATTAGGTAAGGCCCTTGCCGACAGGGGTCACCAGGTTCATTTTGTCACTTATAATCAGCCGGCTCGTCTTGATCTTTTTTCAGAGAACCTGTTCTACCACGAGGTTGCCGTAAGTAATTACCCGCTGTTTGACTTTCCGCCTTATGAACTTGCATTAGCCAGCCGACTGGTTGATGTAGTACGCTTTGAACAGCTGGATGTACTGCATGTACATTATGCCATCCCACACGCATCTGCAGCGTTTATGGCCAAGCAGATCCTGCTTACCTACGGTATTACCATTCCCGTAATAACAACGCTGCACGGTACGGATATCACTCTCGTAGGGCAAGATCGCACCTACAAACCGGTGGTAACATTTTCCATTAATAAATCTGACGGTGTAACTGCAGTATCAGCGCATTTACGAGACGATACTTACAAATATTTCGATATAGAAAAGGACATAAAAGTGATCCCTAACTTTATCGACCTCAATAGGTTTAGCCTTAAACCTAAGGATCACTTTAAGAAAGCCATTGCACCAAACGGAGAACGTGTGCTGGTGCATACCTCTAACTTCCGTAAGGTAAAACGCACCGAGGACGTCGTGAAGATATTTGCCGAAGTGGTAAAAACCATTCCTTCCAAGCTATTGATGGTTGGTGATGGCGGCGAACGCTCGCTTTGTGAGCAGCTAAGCCGCGATCTGGGCATTAATGAGCATGTACGTTTCCTCGGTAAGCAAGACGCTATCGAAGAAATACTTTCAGTTGCAGACCTCTTCCTGATGCCATCTAAATCAGAAAGCTTTGGTTTGGCGGCACTGGAAGCTATGGCTTGCAAAGTGCCGGTAATAAGCACAAACACAGGCGGCTTGCCAGAATTGAACGTGGATGGTGTTACCGGTTTCCTGAAAGACATTGGTGACGTACAGGGAATGGCCGAAAAGGCGATCTACATTTTAGAGGATGATGCCCGTTTAGCGCAATTCAAAGAAAATGCGCTGGCCCGTGCAAAAACGTTTGAATTAAGCAATATAATGCCAATTTATGAGAGCTACTACGAGGAGATTATTGCGCTTAGCAAACAGCAGGCATAA